Proteins found in one Pyrus communis chromosome 15, drPyrComm1.1, whole genome shotgun sequence genomic segment:
- the LOC137717855 gene encoding sulfite exporter TauE/SafE family protein 3-like has protein sequence MTAFGAKWQGLRSVAMVMFHFAAAFAFVSAERGLRLEGSRFNGTEGSESNYLLKAVNFLWQSEKTGYHHVWPEMKFGWQIIVGSIVGFCGAAFGSVGGVGGGGIFVPMLSLIIGFDPKSATAISKCMIMGAAGSTVYYNLKLRHPTINMPIIDYDLAVLIQPMLMLGISIGVAFNVIFADWMVTVLLIVLFIGTSTKAFFKGVETWKKETIMKKEAARHLESAAAGENVAYKPLPSGPANEQQKETKEQEVSVIENVCWKELGLLVFVWVAFLALQIAKQRTTTCSPAYWVVNLLQIPVSLGVSMYEAVSLYQGRRVIASKGEEGTDWKVHQLVIYCLFGVIAGIVGGLLGLGGGFIMGPLFLELGIPPQVSSATATFAMTFSSSMSVVEYYLLKRFPVPYAVYLTAVATVAALVGQHIVRRLIILFGRASLIIFILAFTIFVSAISLGGVGISNMIGKINQNEYMGFENLCKYDV, from the exons ATGACGGCGTTTGGAGCGAAATGGCAGGGTTTGAGATCCGTGGCAATGGTGATGTTTCACTTTGCGGCGGCTTTTGCGTTTGTTTCGGCGGAGAGAGGCCTGAGGCTTGAAGGTTCGAGGTTCAACGGAACAGAGGGATCCGAATCTAATTACCTTCTCAAAGCTGTGAATTTCTTATGGCAATCGGAAAAAACGGGATATCATCATGTTTGGCCG GAAATGAAATTTGGGTGGCAAATTATTGTGGGTTCTATTGTTGGATTCTGTGGAGCTGCTTTCGGGAGTGTAGGcggtgttggtggtggtggcatttTCGTTCCTATGCTTAGCCTAATCATTGGGTTTGATCCAAAGTCAGCAACAGCTATATCGAAAT GTATGATCATGGGTGCAGCTGGCTCAACTGTGTACTATAATCTTAAGCTAAGGCATCCGACAATAAATATGCCCATTATTGACTATGATTTGGCTGTACTCATCCAACCGATGCTCATGCTGGGCATTAGTATCGGAGTGGCTTTCAACGTGATCTTTGCTGATTGGATGGTCACAGTTTTGCTGATTGTTCTCTTTATAG GTACATCAACAAAGGCGTTCTTCAAGGGTGTTGAAACATGGAAAAAGGAAACCATTATGAAGAAG GAGGCCGCTAGGCATTTGGAGTCAGCTG CTGCTGGTGAGAATGTGGCATACAAGCCTCTCCCAAGTGGCCCAGCGAATGAGCAGCAAAAGGAAACCAAGGAGCAGGAG GTCTCGGTCATTGAGAATGTTTGCTGGAAGGAGCTTGGACTTCTGGTTTTTGTCTGGGTTGCATTTCTTGCACTGCAAATTGCCAAG CAACGCACAACTACTTGTTCTCCAGCATATTGGGTAGTGAATTTGTTACAG ATCCCAGTTTCCCTTGGTGTATCTATGTACGAAGCAGTGAGCCTTTACCAGGGACGGAGAGTAATAGCATCTAAGGGAGAGGAAGGGACAGATTGGAAAGTGCACCAGCTGGTTATCTACTGTCTCTTTGGTGTAATTGCAGGAATCGTAGGTGGGTTGCTTGGATTAGGTGGAGGATTTATCATGGGTCCGCTGTTTTTGGAGCTCGGAATCCCCCCGCAG GTCTCCAGTGCCACAGCCACATTTGCAATGACATTCTCGTCATCCATGTCCGTTGTAGAATACTACCTTCTAAAACGTTTTCCAGTTCCTTACG CTGTCTACTTGACCGCGGTTGCCACTGTTGCGGCGTTGGTAGGACAGCACATTGTGAGAAGGCTGATTATACTATTTGGAAGGGCATCTCTGATCATATTCATTCTAGCCTTTACCATATTTGTCAGTGCAATCTCACTAG gtGGAGTTGGGATATCGAACATGATCGGGAAGATTA